The genomic window CAGCAGGGCATCGCTGCCGGAGGCGACCCCGATGGCATGTTTGGCGCCGGTATACCGGCAAATCGCCTGTTCGAGTTCGGTCACCTGCGGCCCGAGCACAAAATGCCCGCTCTCGATGACCGCGTCAATCGCTTCCATTATCTCATCATGATGGGCCTGTATCTGCGGCCGCAAATCGAGGACTGGAACTTTCATTTATCTTTCTCCGACCGGGGGAGACATTTCGAGGGAAATCGGCTTGCCGTCGTTCTCCATGGAATGCTGGGCCGCCTCGAGCACGCGCACCACCCGCACGCCGTCTTCGCCGTCCGTCAATGGGCGGCGGTCCTTCAGCACGCAGTCGACAAAATGCTGGCATTCGACGCGCAGCGGCTCGGTCATCGTTATGTAAGGGATGCTGATGTCCCCGAAGCGCAGCGTGATCGAGTCGCCGTAGCTCTCGTAGCTGACGCCGCTGACGCCCTTATCAAAAATTTTCAGCTTCTCCGTGCTCTCCACATCGTCGAAAACGACCATCTTTTTGCTGCCGACTATGGTTATCTTGCGCACCTTATGCGGGTCGAGCCAGCTCACCTGGAGCTGCGCCATCTTGTGATCGGCAAATTTCATGTTAACGAAGACGACATCCTCGATTCCCTGCTGGAGGTATGATTCTCCGCGGGCGCTCACCGAAACCGGTTCCTGCCCGAGCAAGTGAAGAATGACGGAGATGTCGTGAGGCGCGAAGCTCCACAACGCGTTTTCATCATGCCTGATCTTGCCGAGATTCACGCGCTGGGAGTAGATATAGAAAACCTGGCCAAGATCGCCGCTCTCGACCAGTTCCTTGAGAATTTTGACAGCGGGATGATATAAAAGCAAGTGCCCGACCATCAGCTTCAGCCCCATCCGCTCTGCAAGCGCCTTCATTTCCTCCGCCTGCGCCGAACCCAGTGCAAGCGGTTTCTCAACGTAGACATGCTTGCCCGCCTTCAATGCCGCCATCGTCAGGGGATAATGCGTGACAGCGGAAGAGCAGATGACGACAGCCCCGACGGAGGCATCCTCGAGGATGTCTTCAAAACGGGCGGTAACTTTGACACCGGGGTAGCTTCCCGTCACCGTCTCCCGCCGCTTCAAATCAAGATCGCAACAACATGCCAGCCGGGCATCGCGAAGTTGATGAAAAATGCGAATGAGGTTCTTGCCCCAGTCGCCTGCGCCCACCAGCCCGATCTTCAGCATCAGGTCAATCCTCTCATCGAGCCCAGACCGCCGGAATACTGTTTCCTGTAGTACTCGAGGTATTCGCCCGATTTCAGTTTGCGCCACCACCACTCGTTCTCGGCGTACCATGCGACCGTCTCGCGCATGCCCTCTTCGAACGGCTGCTGAGGCCGCCAGCCGAGCTCCAATATCTTTTCGCAGGTAATCGAATAGCGCCGGTCGTGGGCGAGCCGGTCGGCCACGGGTTTGATAAGCGATTTCGGCTTTTTGAGCAGTGCGAGGATCATGTGCGTGATCTCGAGGTTGGTGCGTTCGTTGCCGCCGCCCACATTATAAATCTCGCCGGGAACCCCCTCATGGAGCACCAGATCGATCGCGCGACAGTGATCAAACACATACAACCAGTCGCGCACGTTCATTCCGTCTCCATACAGCGGCAGCGGGAGGTCATCGAGCGCGTTGGTCACGAAAAGCGGAATCACTTTCTCGGGATATTGATACGGCCCGTATGTGTTCGAGCCGCGCGTGATGCAAATGGGAAGACCAAACGTTTTGTGGTATGCCAGCGCGAGAAGCTCGCCGCCCGCTTTGCTGGCCGAATACGGACTGCTCGGGTTGAGCCGGTCAATCTCGTGAAACGAGCCGTCGTCGATGCTGCCGTAGACCTCGTCGGTCGACACCAGCACGATCTTCTGCATCGGGTTGCGGCGCGCTTGTTCGAGCAGCACGTATATGCCGAGGATATCGGTCCGGATGAACCCGCTGGGGTCGTGAATGCTGCGGTCAACATGCGTTTCGGCGGCGAAATTGACGATTGCATCGACCTCGGGCGCGAGCGCGGCCACGGCGGCTGCATCGGAGATGTCCGCCTTCACAAACTTATAGCGAGGATGCTTCGCGATATCTCTCAGATTGTCCAGATTGCCGGCGTACGTGAGGGCGTCAAGGTTGATGATCTCGTAATCGCCGTGTTTGTCGAGCATATAGCGGACGAAATTCGACCCGATAAAGCCGGCGCCGCCGGTAACAAGCAGTCTCATGAAAAATCTCCCTCAAGATTCAGACATTGGGGGACAAAGAACGGTCATGCCCCCGGGTTCCCCTCCATTCGGAACAATTCCTGTTGCCGATTTTCGATATTTTCTGCCGCATTCGCCGCAGGTGAAGCGCCTCGCCGCCTTGTTCAATCCTGCGAGCTTGCCGCCGCACTCGCAGACCCAGCCGCGATGCCGTGCCGGATTCCCGTAGACGAGCGCGTAAGGCGGCACGTCGCTCGTGACGACCGAGCCGGCCCCAATGAACGAATATTCTCCGATATAAACGCCGCAGACGATGGTCGCGTTTGCGC from Candidatus Abyssobacteria bacterium SURF_5 includes these protein-coding regions:
- a CDS encoding gfo/Idh/MocA family oxidoreductase, encoding MLKIGLVGAGDWGKNLIRIFHQLRDARLACCCDLDLKRRETVTGSYPGVKVTARFEDILEDASVGAVVICSSAVTHYPLTMAALKAGKHVYVEKPLALGSAQAEEMKALAERMGLKLMVGHLLLYHPAVKILKELVESGDLGQVFYIYSQRVNLGKIRHDENALWSFAPHDISVILHLLGQEPVSVSARGESYLQQGIEDVVFVNMKFADHKMAQLQVSWLDPHKVRKITIVGSKKMVVFDDVESTEKLKIFDKGVSGVSYESYGDSITLRFGDISIPYITMTEPLRVECQHFVDCVLKDRRPLTDGEDGVRVVRVLEAAQHSMENDGKPISLEMSPPVGER
- the rfbB gene encoding dTDP-glucose 4,6-dehydratase, whose translation is MRLLVTGGAGFIGSNFVRYMLDKHGDYEIINLDALTYAGNLDNLRDIAKHPRYKFVKADISDAAAVAALAPEVDAIVNFAAETHVDRSIHDPSGFIRTDILGIYVLLEQARRNPMQKIVLVSTDEVYGSIDDGSFHEIDRLNPSSPYSASKAGGELLALAYHKTFGLPICITRGSNTYGPYQYPEKVIPLFVTNALDDLPLPLYGDGMNVRDWLYVFDHCRAIDLVLHEGVPGEIYNVGGGNERTNLEITHMILALLKKPKSLIKPVADRLAHDRRYSITCEKILELGWRPQQPFEEGMRETVAWYAENEWWWRKLKSGEYLEYYRKQYSGGLGSMRGLT